In the Desulfitobacterium hafniense DCB-2 genome, CTCCGAGTGGATATCCGTGATTTCCGGCAAATCCTCAAAAGGCTCCTTCCCTTCATATCTCTCCGGCACTCCATATTGAGCCGCAAACTGGAGTGGGATCCGGGTGGGGCGCCTTTTATCAATATTTAAGTAAATCCACAGGGAACCGGCTTTGCCTATGATATTCCCTTGCGAATCTCTGATTGTAAACATCCTTTCGCCATAAAACCGTTCAAACCCTGTATTAAGAGTCTCTATGGTTACCTTTTCCCCTAAACGGGGATAGCGCTCCATCTCCAATCGCCAACGATTAAGCACCCAGCAGGTTCTTAGCTCCATGAGGGATTCGATCCCTAATCCTACAGCCTCGGAATGAGCTATGGCACAATCTTCAAGAAAGTCCAATATAGTTATTACCGAAGCCTCTCCAAACTGATCCACCTGGAAATAAAAGATCTCATACTCTTTACTATATCCCGACATGATGACCATCCTTACTTATTTTTGACTATATCCATAGTTTAATCGATTATCGATTCCCAAGCAAAGAAAAAACCCAAAATACTACTTTCCAATCCGGCTATGAAGGAGTATCAGTATGACTTACGACCACCAATTCGTCCGCTCGACCATGATCATCTGTCTCTTAACATCCTTTATCGGGGCCTTTATGTCCAATTCCGTGAATATTGCTATTCCTGCCCTTTCACTTGACTTTACCGTAACCCAATTGCACCTCAATTGGGTGGTAACCATTTATCTGTTAACCAGTGCCGCCTTGTCCATCCCTTGCGGACGTTTAGCAGATATTATCGGCAGACGGAAGCTCTTTCTGATCGGCATCGGTCTATTTTGCTTAAGCTCTTTAGGCTGCAGCCTGACTCCCTCTTTTAATGTTTTAATTTTCTTCCGGCTTTGCCAAGGCGTGGCCAATGCCATGATCGCCGGAACATCCATGGCGATTCTGACGACAGTGGTTCCTCCCCAACAACGGGGTAAAGCCCTGGGCATTGCTTCTGCCGCCGTCTATATCGGGCTTTCTCTTGGCCCCGTCTTAGGGGGATTGTTTGTCAAGCTCATCAGCTGGCGAGCAATTTTTGCTTTTGGCTTCGCCGTAGACGCTCTGATCCTGGTCCTCATCCTTACCAAGCTGACAGGGGAGTGGAAAGCCGCCGCAGGAGAAGTTTACGACTATAAAGGGGCTGCTCTGTGGATTTCCGGCCTTACTCTCCTGCTGTTTGCCTTATCCAATTTAGCTTTAGCTCCCTTTTATACTCTCCTGCTGATTGCCGGCTTGGTCCTCTTAGGGATCTTTATCCGGGTTGAACTCAAGACCGACTCCCCCATCTTTGCTCTTAGGATCTTTGCCAAAAATACACCTTTTGTCTTTTCTAATCTGGCCACAGCGATCAATTACCTTGCTACTTTCGCCTTAGGCTACCTCTTATCCTTGTACCTCCAGCTTATCTTAGGGCTGGACAGCTCCCTGGCGGGGCTTATACTCCTCTCCCAGCCCGTGCTCATGGCCCTTCTCTCCCCATTTGCCGGGCGGTTATCCGACAAGATCCAGCCCCGCATCCTCTCCTCTGTGGGCATGGCCATCGTTACTGCGGGACTCCTCCCGATCATCTTCTTTACGTCTTCCACACCCATTGCCTTGATTGTGGCTGATTTGGTGTTCATCGGCATCGGTTATGGACTGTTTGCCTCCCCCAACACCAATGCCGTCATGAGTTCGGTGGACAAACGCTATTACTCCATTGCTTCATCCACCTTAGGAACCATGCGGCTCTTAGGGCAGACCTTAAGCATGGCTACCGTATCTTTGATGACATCGCACTTTATCGGCAATACCAGCCTTTATTCCCCGGAATATCCCCAGGTTTTCATGATCAGCTTTAAACTGAGCTTTATTCTCTTCACCATACTCTGCTTCCTGGGCATCTTCGCTTCCCTGGCCCGGGGCAAGAAAGAGCAGGTTCAATGATTAGGATCTTTAGCTTTGCTGTATTGGTGAAGGGTTAATCCTACCGTAATCACAGTTAAAAAGATTCCCGTAAGCATGGCAAGTCCATAGCCTAAGCTTTTGGCCGCAATGAACAGGGTTTGCATCCCACCCTCTTCATGGTATCCCATTCCGAAGAAGAGATGATTAATCCCCGGAATATAGCCCATCTGATGCACAATATGCCCGCCGATGATCAGGGGAATAAAAGCAAACACCAATTTAATCCGCTTAGAGGCCGCTTTCGTCTTAAAAGGCTTCCCCAGCCACCAGCCAAGTGCTCCGCCCAGCAGAGCCGCCAGCAAATAGGTCAGGGTAAACCAAAGCTGCCATTGACTTGGGGGCATGGAGCCATGAAGAGGTTCAAAAACCATGATCGGAAAAAGGATTCCCATGAGCATACCAATAAAAACAGCATACCCTTGATTGACACGGGTCAGATGCCAAACCTCCCGTGCCGGTACTCTTAAGTTGACCTGGACATTCTCATGCTGGCAATTGCTGACGCATTTAAAGCATAATTTGCAATCCAAATTATTATCCAGATAGGGCAAATGCTGACTCATCGGGCAGCCCTTGACCCCATCCCTGCCCACATAACAATCAAAGGTGGTGCATTTATTCAGGCATACCGCTGCATCTGCTCTTACTTCCAAGAGAGAACCGATGGAGGCCGTCCCGATAAATCCTCCCAAAGGGCAAAAATGCCGGCACCAGGCATGGCGGGGATAAAGAACACTGACAATAATGGCCAGACCTTGAATAACCAGGAGCAGCAAAGCGGTAAAAAGCATATGGGAACGCATGCCCGTAAAGATTTCCGCCCAAAAAATCAGGGCAAATAAAACACTCACCATCAGATAATCATATTTGACAAAGAGGGCGGGCAGCGGCCGTTTCGGGTGATAGCGATCTTGTACAAACTCCATAATTTTGGAAAAAGGGCAAAATGTGCACCATAGTCTCCCCAATAAAGGGGATAGAATAGCCAGAGAAGGCCACCAAAGGCCCCAAACCAAGACAAAAACTTTCATAGTAAGAGGCAATTGAGGAAGGAAAACCAGTCCGACAATCAGCAGAAGGAATAAAACTGCCGAAATCCATTGCAGACTGTGGAGAAGCTTCCTACTTTTGAATAAACTTTTAAAGAATCCCCATTGTAAAAGATTGATTTTACTCCCGATCTTTTCCGCAGTGGGACCAAAAAAGATTTGCTCTAACCCGATGACATCCTGATCGGCGAGAAAGAAGGCCCGCTCCATTACCTGAATAAGCTCTGTTACATTGCCTTGGCGATAATTATGAGACAGGAGAAGTTGTGTCGCTTCAGAGGTTAATACAGGTACATTGCGCTGATGCTTCTGAGCTAAACTCTCCACAATGCCTTGAGCGATGATCGGGATATCTCTTTTACGCTCCCGTAAGGGCGCTATGGAGTAACTATGCTCAAAACAAGCAGCCAATTCAGGCATAAGCTGGGGATCCTTATGCTTGCTATCTTCCTGAATACTGCCGATGACCAGACAGGAATGATGAGCAGTGCCAAGCACCTGAGCCAGCCTTATTTGCAGCTCAGGGGTAATTTGATCTATTTCCTGGATGAAAAGGGTCCCCCCTGCGGCAATATCCTCAAACGTAAAAGCAGCGTAAGAGCTTTCTGCAGCTTTCTTTTCCTCTTTGAGCAGATAACCCCATTGCTGTTCAAAACGCTGACCATTCAGGACGACAAAGGGAGCCGCCTCTCCAAAAAGCTGCTGATGAGCATACCAGGCCACCATTTGCCGGCCCGTGCCTCTCTCTCCCCTGATCAGCAAATGCCCCTCAGTCTGCTGGAGCTTCTTAAACAAGCGTTCTACCTCATGGGTGGTTTTCACACTGCCCCAGATCCCGTAAAATTTATCTTTATACCGGGTAAGTTGAATGGCCGACCGTAAGACTTCCTTATAACGGCTTGCCGAGAGCATTTGATGGGTTTCAGCAAGATTATCCGTTAAATTGCCGATGATAGTGCTGTAGATCTGGGGCCAGCGCAACAAGATACGAGCGAAATCTTCGGCCTTAATGGTCAGGAGGCGGACCGGCTCCAAAGCACGAATCGTTTCCGTGGCCGCCTTACCCGTGACCAAAGAAACCATGCCCAATACCTTATCCTCACTGTCCAGCTTTCCTTCTTCGAGTATATAGACTGCCGCAGGCTTTTTTCCTGCTTCGATGAGAACGGCCCCTTTAGGGTAGATCTCCCAGTGAAATTCGTGAGCACACTCAATTCGATCCTGTTGTGACAAATCCGCAAGAAAAGGCACCTCAGAGAGAAGATGGAGTTTTTCTTTCACAGGGTTCACCCCCCACTACGCTAAATTCGGAATTTTAAGTCTACTATACGCTATGGAAAAAGCTGCTGCCAAGGATTTTAAATTCACAAGAATAAGAATACATGATACAAAAAAGATGAGGTGATGGATTTGCCTTATGCAGGCATTGAAAAAGGCCAACTATACTTGGCTGGAGACATTGGCGGAACCAAAACTCTCCTAGGACTTTATTCCCTGGAAGGCACTGAGCTTGTCTTAGTCAGGGAAAGGAATTTCCCCAGTAAAGACTGGCAGGACTTAACAGCGCTTATACAAGGATTTTTAGATGAAATAGCCCTAACGCCTGAAGACATAACCGGAGGCTGCCTCAGCCTGGCCGGGCCCATCACTCAAGACAAATGTTTTCTCACCAATTTGAATCGGGTGATTGATTGCCCTGACTTGCGGTCCTCCCTGCCATTGCGCAGGCCCCTGCTTTTGGTCAACGACCTTGAGGCTATGGGGCAGGGCCTTATGGATTTAAGAGGGGAAGATTTAATTTGTCTCAACCCTTCCGCAGAGAGTCCTTCCTCTTCCCTTGCCTCGTCTCCTGCCCTTTCCCTCGCCAGGCCCTCACTTAACCGGGCACTGATCGCCCCCGGTACAGGCTTGGGTCAGGCCATGATCCTGGCTGACGGGCGGGTTTGCGCCACAGAAGGCGCCCATGGGGACTATGCCCCCCGCACCGAGCAGGAAGTACGGTTGTGGCGCTTTCTGGCCCAACGATACGGTCATGTCAGCTATGAGAGAGTCCTCTCCGGTCCCGGGCTGGCAGATCTCTATCGTTTTCTGTACTGGGAGGCTCTTTCCCCCTCTCTCCCTGGCCCGGCCTCTGACTCTATCCCTGCTCCTGATTCTAGCCTTACTCCTGCCGAGATCACAAAAAAAGCCCTCGACGGAATCTGTACACTCTGTACAGAAACATTGGAGCTCTTTGTGAAAATTCTGGGGGCGGAAGCAGGCAATCTCGCTTTAAGGACTTTGGCCTATGGAGGAATCTATCTGGGCGGGGGCATCCCCCCTAAAATCCTGCCCAAGCTTCAGGAAGATGGCTTCATGGAGGCCTTTCTCGCTAAAGGCCGTTTGAGAGAGCTTTTATCCCAGATCCCTATCTATGTGATCCTTAATGAAAGGACTCCTTTGCTGGGAGCCGCCCGTTTGGCGGTGGCAGCCGGGTATCCTTTTACATGCTCTTAAAAACGGACTTAAGCTCTATATTCAAATCTGGGAAGATATTTACAATGACCTAATCACAGACCTCTGGATAAGAATTCATTATCCTTTTAACTTCCGGAGAATTTAAAAACTTATTGCAGAAATCAAGAAACATTTGTTCTTCTTTACAACATTGAATGATTTGCACAATACCATTCTTATGCCTTGGAAACTTTTCATTAAAATTATTTATGAGATCTCCTATAAGAATATCACTATTTTTTGCTGCAATAATTAAACTCATCATATCATCTAATTCTTGAAATGATATTCCACTAAATAACGCATAAATGAAACGATGCTTAACGCCTAGCTTTTCTGCAATTAGACCAAGCGTTTGTCCTATCATAGTTATGTTTTCTTCAATCAATTTTATTTTAGTTTCTATTTCTGTATTATTCATTTTTGTGACTCCTTTGTTTTCATGAATATAATGGTTATAACCCCAGATAAGACGAAGAGAATTTTCAGCCCAGATTTAAAATCTAATTGGAATGGCCGCAGGCCAAACCTGCGGCAAAAGGAAAGCAAAAAAGCATTAAAGGTACTTAAAGTAAAGAAATATGCTGAAGTTCAAGGGATAACCGTTATGGACAAATGAGGTCCCTCAGATTCCAGCCAATAGTTTTACCAAAAACGCCCAAGTACCTGAATCAGTTCTTCCAGATGAATGCTCCCAATACCATATTGGTAACCGGCATCACGCAATTTAATTGGAAAACTGTTTCACTTAGAATACAAACCAATCAATTATATATGTTACTGCATATGCTACTCGATTTGCAACTAAAGTACTCGCTCCAGCATCAATAAGTCGTCCCGACATATGTTGGTACAATGCATTTTTTGTCCAATCTGCATAATAAGAAATTTCGTCTAAGGCATTTGCAATAACCGTAGCATAATTTCTTAAACCGACTGCATATTCATATCCTATTTCTCTTTCTACCCATGAGCAAAGATTTGATAAAGAACTTGAACGTAACATTTGAGAAAATCTTTGGGTTATTTGTGACCCATACCCGGTTTGTCGGACACAGGAGAGTTAGGGTAAAATAAGACCTGTGGAGGATGATAAACGTGTCAAAAAACGGGAAACGGTATAATCAAGAATTCAAACATGACATTATACGCTTAATCACTGAAGAAAACCGTTCAGTTTCAAGTGTGGTTCAAGATTTTGGGGTCAATGAGCAAACTGTGCGCAACTGGCTTAAGCAAACCAAAGAGAGGCAAGATCCTATCAAGACCAAGATAGCCGAGCTTGAAGCTGAGCTTAAAGCAAGGGATAAAAAGATTGCCGATCAGGAGTTAACGATAGATATCTTAAAAAAGGCTACCGCCATCTTCGCCCAAAGCAACCGGAAATAATCTATCAGATGATTAAAAAAGCCAGCAGCTCCAGCTGCCCGGTTGAGAAGATGTGCGAAACCTTAGAGGTATCTCGGAGCGGTTATTATGATTGGGATAGGCGTGAACCCAGCAAGCGTCAAAAAGAGAACGAAACGATTCTTAAGGTGATGAAGGAAAGCCATACCAAGGCTCAGGCAATGATTGGTCTGGATAAACTTTGGAGCGATGTCAAAGAGGCAGGGTTTCAATGCGGTAGAAACCGGGTTTACCGATTACAAAAGCAACATGGACTATACAGTGTTCGAAAGAAGCCCTATCGCGTCTGTCTCACCGACTCGAATCATGATTTGCCCAAAGCCCCGAATCTCTTAAACCAAAAATTTAAGGTTGAGCACCCGAATAAAGTCTGGGTCACGGATATCACAGAATTTAAAACAGCTAAAGGAAGCAAGCTGTATCTGGCTGCCATCAAGGACTTATTTCATAAAGAAATTGTGGGTTGGGCTTTGGCTGAACACATGAGGACTGAGCTCTGTTTGGAAGCCTTAAGGAACGCTGTCAAGCGTCATAGACCGCTCAAAGGGTTGATTCATCATTCGGATCAAGGGCGGCAATACTGCAGCACCGTCTATGTCGAAGAATTAAAG is a window encoding:
- a CDS encoding acyl-[acyl-carrier-protein] thioesterase encodes the protein MSGYSKEYEIFYFQVDQFGEASVITILDFLEDCAIAHSEAVGLGIESLMELRTCWVLNRWRLEMERYPRLGEKVTIETLNTGFERFYGERMFTIRDSQGNIIGKAGSLWIYLNIDKRRPTRIPLQFAAQYGVPERYEGKEPFEDLPEITDIHSEIRFHVRRSDIDTNGHVNNTRYVEWMLEGISEESLKDYRLQRLEVIYKKETPYGTDILSQGQGAKGAGLQYLHRVLDQSGERELACGRTVWTKR
- a CDS encoding MFS transporter; protein product: MTYDHQFVRSTMIICLLTSFIGAFMSNSVNIAIPALSLDFTVTQLHLNWVVTIYLLTSAALSIPCGRLADIIGRRKLFLIGIGLFCLSSLGCSLTPSFNVLIFFRLCQGVANAMIAGTSMAILTTVVPPQQRGKALGIASAAVYIGLSLGPVLGGLFVKLISWRAIFAFGFAVDALILVLILTKLTGEWKAAAGEVYDYKGAALWISGLTLLLFALSNLALAPFYTLLLIAGLVLLGIFIRVELKTDSPIFALRIFAKNTPFVFSNLATAINYLATFALGYLLSLYLQLILGLDSSLAGLILLSQPVLMALLSPFAGRLSDKIQPRILSSVGMAIVTAGLLPIIFFTSSTPIALIVADLVFIGIGYGLFASPNTNAVMSSVDKRYYSIASSTLGTMRLLGQTLSMATVSLMTSHFIGNTSLYSPEYPQVFMISFKLSFILFTILCFLGIFASLARGKKEQVQ
- a CDS encoding sigma 54-interacting transcriptional regulator; this translates as MKEKLHLLSEVPFLADLSQQDRIECAHEFHWEIYPKGAVLIEAGKKPAAVYILEEGKLDSEDKVLGMVSLVTGKAATETIRALEPVRLLTIKAEDFARILLRWPQIYSTIIGNLTDNLAETHQMLSASRYKEVLRSAIQLTRYKDKFYGIWGSVKTTHEVERLFKKLQQTEGHLLIRGERGTGRQMVAWYAHQQLFGEAAPFVVLNGQRFEQQWGYLLKEEKKAAESSYAAFTFEDIAAGGTLFIQEIDQITPELQIRLAQVLGTAHHSCLVIGSIQEDSKHKDPQLMPELAACFEHSYSIAPLRERKRDIPIIAQGIVESLAQKHQRNVPVLTSEATQLLLSHNYRQGNVTELIQVMERAFFLADQDVIGLEQIFFGPTAEKIGSKINLLQWGFFKSLFKSRKLLHSLQWISAVLFLLLIVGLVFLPQLPLTMKVFVLVWGLWWPSLAILSPLLGRLWCTFCPFSKIMEFVQDRYHPKRPLPALFVKYDYLMVSVLFALIFWAEIFTGMRSHMLFTALLLLVIQGLAIIVSVLYPRHAWCRHFCPLGGFIGTASIGSLLEVRADAAVCLNKCTTFDCYVGRDGVKGCPMSQHLPYLDNNLDCKLCFKCVSNCQHENVQVNLRVPAREVWHLTRVNQGYAVFIGMLMGILFPIMVFEPLHGSMPPSQWQLWFTLTYLLAALLGGALGWWLGKPFKTKAASKRIKLVFAFIPLIIGGHIVHQMGYIPGINHLFFGMGYHEEGGMQTLFIAAKSLGYGLAMLTGIFLTVITVGLTLHQYSKAKDPNH
- the glk gene encoding glucokinase, translated to MDLPYAGIEKGQLYLAGDIGGTKTLLGLYSLEGTELVLVRERNFPSKDWQDLTALIQGFLDEIALTPEDITGGCLSLAGPITQDKCFLTNLNRVIDCPDLRSSLPLRRPLLLVNDLEAMGQGLMDLRGEDLICLNPSAESPSSSLASSPALSLARPSLNRALIAPGTGLGQAMILADGRVCATEGAHGDYAPRTEQEVRLWRFLAQRYGHVSYERVLSGPGLADLYRFLYWEALSPSLPGPASDSIPAPDSSLTPAEITKKALDGICTLCTETLELFVKILGAEAGNLALRTLAYGGIYLGGGIPPKILPKLQEDGFMEAFLAKGRLRELLSQIPIYVILNERTPLLGAARLAVAAGYPFTCS
- a CDS encoding IS3-like element ISDha7 family transposase (programmed frameshift), translating into MINVSKNGKRYNQEFKHDIIRLITEENRSVSSVVQDFGVNEQTVRNWLKQTKERQDPIKTKIAELEAELKARDKKIADQELTIDNLKKGYRHLRPKQPEIIYQMIKKASSSSCPVEKMCETLEVSRSGYYDWDRREPSKRQKENETILKVMKESHTKAQAMIGLDKLWSDVKEAGFQCGRNRVYRLQKQHGLYSVRKKPYRVCLTDSNHDLPKAPNLLNQKFKVEHPNKVWVTDITEFKTAKGSKLYLAAIKDLFHKEIVGWALAEHMRTELCLEALRNAVKRHRPLKGLIHHSDQGRQYCSTVYVEELKHWGMIRSMSRKGNPFDNACAESFFSTIKSERLHHKTYKDIEEARRDIFWYIECFYNRQRRHQALGNLTPAAFLKKHCETQKAA